From Prevotella melaninogenica, the proteins below share one genomic window:
- a CDS encoding transposase: MKLCKAAFSAEDGAKLNKSIQTNVMEMLFLLMVIPRKCNFTQMGRYGKRGEQCYRQTAERSVNWLEINMWLSAFAFKQGKGLNAIVIDPSFIKKAGKHTPYVGTFWSGCAGAVKHGLEILGIGVIDVDLHECMMLKAVQTTLEKGEEKKEMSLYDWYTKVLEDDKVTLQRICKVLVADSAFSKRPFIDKVMKMGFHVVSRLRHDAALFYTWDGEPTGKPGRPRIKGDKIDVRNIDISKGNELDLGETKGKAYALKAWCKSLHRVVSIVIHELPNGVRRLYFSTDESMSGRDVMEYYTTRFQEEFCFRDAKQFLGLTDCQARDKRKLEFAFNSSFTALNVAKIMCKEHETSIGRLKAQMINAYYAQRIIDVFEKNPNTPLNKERINDIFSFTADAA; the protein is encoded by the coding sequence ATGAAGCTCTGCAAAGCAGCATTTAGTGCTGAAGATGGAGCAAAGTTAAACAAAAGTATTCAAACAAACGTCATGGAAATGCTTTTTCTTTTGATGGTCATCCCAAGGAAATGTAATTTTACGCAGATGGGACGCTATGGAAAGCGTGGCGAACAATGCTATCGGCAGACGGCAGAGCGCAGCGTGAACTGGCTCGAAATAAATATGTGGCTGAGTGCTTTCGCCTTCAAGCAGGGTAAAGGGCTCAATGCCATCGTTATTGATCCAAGCTTCATCAAGAAGGCTGGGAAGCATACCCCATACGTGGGTACGTTTTGGTCGGGCTGTGCAGGTGCGGTAAAGCACGGTCTTGAGATCCTCGGCATCGGTGTGATAGACGTGGACTTGCATGAGTGTATGATGCTCAAGGCTGTGCAGACCACATTGGAAAAAGGGGAGGAGAAAAAAGAGATGAGTCTATACGACTGGTATACCAAGGTGTTGGAGGACGACAAGGTAACCTTACAGCGTATTTGCAAGGTTCTTGTCGCTGACTCAGCCTTCTCCAAAAGACCTTTCATCGACAAGGTAATGAAGATGGGCTTCCATGTTGTGAGCCGCTTGCGTCATGACGCAGCCTTGTTCTACACATGGGATGGGGAACCCACGGGAAAGCCCGGCCGTCCTCGTATCAAAGGTGACAAGATTGACGTAAGGAACATCGACATATCCAAAGGCAATGAGCTTGATTTAGGAGAGACCAAAGGCAAAGCCTATGCGCTCAAGGCGTGGTGCAAGTCCTTGCATAGGGTCGTGTCGATTGTCATCCACGAGTTGCCCAACGGTGTCCGCCGTTTGTACTTCTCTACGGATGAGAGCATGAGTGGACGCGATGTGATGGAGTACTATACCACACGTTTCCAAGAGGAGTTTTGCTTTCGCGACGCAAAGCAATTCCTCGGTCTTACCGATTGTCAGGCACGCGACAAGAGAAAACTTGAATTTGCTTTCAACTCTTCATTCACGGCACTCAATGTGGCGAAAATCATGTGCAAGGAACATGAAACATCCATCGGTCGACTTAAAGCGCAGATGATCAATGCCTACTATGCGCAACGAATTATTGACGTGTTCGAGAAGAACCCGAACACACCATTAAATAAAGAAAGGATAAATGATATATTTAGTTTCACTGCTGACGCAGCATAA